One region of Oncorhynchus mykiss isolate Arlee chromosome 8, USDA_OmykA_1.1, whole genome shotgun sequence genomic DNA includes:
- the LOC110530143 gene encoding solute carrier family 25 member 36-A, with the protein MSQRDTLVHLFAGGCGGTVGAILTCPLEVVKTRLQSSHVTFYISEVQLTTVNGASVARMAPPGPLHCLKLILEKEGPRSLFRGLGPNLVGVAPSRAIYFAAYSTAKEKLNGVFEADSTQVHMVSAGLAGFTAITATNPIWLIKTRLQLDARNRGERRMNAFECMRRVYQTEGWRGFYRGMSASYAGISETVIHFVIYESIKRKLMESKAQASMDQDEDESVKDASDFVGMMLAAATSKTCATSIAYPHEVIRTRLREEGSKYRSFFQTLLTVPKEEGYRALYRGLTTHLVRQIPNTAIMMSTYEMVVYLLQR; encoded by the exons ATGAGTCAAAGGGATACCTTGGTTCATTTGTTTGCCGGAGG gTGTGGGGGCACAGTGGGTGCTATTCTGACTTGTCCGCTGGAAGTAGTGAAGACCAGACTCCAGTCCTCTCATGTCACCTTTTACATCTCTGAGGTGCAGCTCACCACCGTTAACGGGGCCAGTGTGGCCCGCATGGCCCCCCCGGGACCCTTGCACTGCCTCAA GTTGATACTGGAAAAGGAGGGACCCCGCTCGCTTTTCAGAGGGCTAGGGCCCAACCTGGTGGGTGTGGCTCCTTCCAG AGCCATCTACTTTGCAGCTTACTCCACTGCCAAGGAGAAGCTGAACGGTGTGTTCGAGGCTGACTCCACGCAAGTTCACATGGTGTCTGCAGGCCTAGCAG GGTTCACTGCTATCACTGCAACCAATCCCATCTGGCTGATAAAGACCCGGTTGCAACTGGATGCCAG GAACCGTGGCGAGCGGCGCATGAATGCCTTCGAGTGCATGCGGCGGGTCTACCAGACGGAGGGCTGGCGGGGCTTCTACCGCGGTATGTCTGCCTCGTACGCCGGCATCTCCGAGACAGTCATCCACTTTGTCATCTACGAGAGCATCAAGCGCAAGCTGATGGAGTCCAAGGCCCAGGCCAGCATGGATCAGGACGAGGATGAGTCGGTGAAAGACGCCTCAGATTTTGTGGGTATGATGCTGGCAGCCGCCACGTCCAAGACCTGCGCCACCTCCATCGCCTACCCCCACG AGGTGATCCGCACCCGGCTACGAGAGGAGGGCAGCAAGTACCGCTCCTTCTTCCAGACATTGCTGACAGTACCTAAGGAGGAGGGCTACCGCGCCCTGTACCGCGGTCTCACCACCCATCTGGTCCGCCAAATCCCCAACACTGCTATAATGATGTCCACCTACGAGATGGTGGTCTACCTGCTCCAACGCTAG